From a region of the Falsibacillus albus genome:
- a CDS encoding M23 family metallopeptidase produces MKTVIILVILLSCLLPVKASAQEAESEVYTQRMGLYKKMDALTQIPWYYFAAIDQYERSVRLARRDIPKASGITGIYIKEQDWTGILNPNLKDDNPSTIAFFDGKGVDGNGDGKASLDDSEDVMYSIAEFLLPYGVHEYNIRIALWNYYKRDKAVGLIMEKAKLYKTFEKLDLDGKAFPLPKGFNYSYRNTWGDARGWGGRRIHEGTDIFADYGVPVRSTCYGIIEMKGWNKYGGWRLGIRDINNTYHYFAHLSGFAKDLKVGGVVKPGQLIGGVGSSGYGPPGTSGKFPPHLHYGMYKDNGRTEWSFDPYPYLRLWEHQK; encoded by the coding sequence AGTATATACCCAACGGATGGGGCTTTATAAAAAAATGGATGCCTTGACCCAGATTCCTTGGTATTATTTTGCCGCCATCGATCAATATGAAAGAAGCGTTCGTTTGGCTCGGAGGGATATTCCCAAGGCAAGTGGAATAACCGGGATTTATATTAAGGAACAGGATTGGACTGGAATACTAAATCCAAACTTAAAGGATGATAATCCTTCCACCATCGCTTTTTTTGATGGAAAAGGAGTCGACGGGAACGGAGACGGAAAGGCCAGCTTGGATGACAGCGAAGACGTAATGTATTCCATAGCTGAATTCCTGCTTCCATATGGCGTCCATGAATATAATATCCGTATTGCATTATGGAATTATTATAAGCGGGATAAAGCGGTTGGGTTGATTATGGAGAAGGCGAAGCTCTATAAAACATTCGAGAAACTGGACCTTGATGGAAAAGCATTCCCATTGCCAAAAGGTTTTAATTACAGCTACCGAAACACTTGGGGTGATGCAAGAGGCTGGGGTGGCAGGAGGATTCATGAAGGGACGGACATTTTTGCCGATTACGGTGTGCCCGTTCGATCAACCTGCTATGGGATCATTGAAATGAAAGGCTGGAATAAATATGGAGGCTGGCGACTAGGGATCCGCGATATTAATAATACTTATCATTATTTTGCGCATTTGAGCGGGTTTGCTAAAGACCTAAAAGTTGGCGGTGTCGTAAAGCCGGGGCAATTGATTGGCGGAGTTGGCAGTTCCGGCTATGGACCTCCGGGAACATCGGGTAAATTTCCGCCGCATCTTCACTATGGAATGTACAAGGACAACGGGCGGACGGAATGGTCATTCGATCCATACCCATATTTAAGGTTATGGGAACATCAAAAATAA
- a CDS encoding methionine/alanine import family NSS transporter small subunit, with the protein MDASAIVMMIVGMVIIWGGLGASIVHAVRKAKASKTS; encoded by the coding sequence ATGGATGCTTCTGCAATCGTCATGATGATCGTCGGTATGGTAATCATTTGGGGCGGCTTGGGCGCCAGCATCGTACATGCGGTACGTAAAGCGAAAGCCTCCAAAACATCTTGA
- a CDS encoding sodium-dependent transporter, translating into MDNRPQWGTRAGFVLAAIGSAVGLGNIWRFPGTAYDNGGGAFFLPYLFALLTAGIPILIMEFTIGHKNRGSAPLSYARVRRGSEWMGWWQVIIAFVISTYYSVIIAWAMSYSVFSFNLSWGKGSTVDFLVSDYLKVSKAGEMGSLVPGVLIPLIITWVVTLAILFAGVKKGIEKANKIMIPALVILFLIIVVRAVTLPGAIDGLNAFFKPNWDMIAKPQVWVAAYGQIFFSLSIAFAIMITYSSYLPKKSDITNNAFITGFANSSVELLAGIGVFAALGFMANQQGVPVDEVVKSGVILAFAVFPEIINQFPALNELFGFLFFFCLVLAGLSSLISIVETFIAGVQEKFQLSRKASVAIGGGLSALISLFFATQGGLNFLDVTDEFINQFGVALAGLFEVVFFAWFVKQLNPLKQHADAISDIRLGAWWKICLSIITPVVLGYMMYGKLKERIIHGYGDYPVDFVFNFGWTVAIGAILVAVLLSRKSWPKSKIELSASDKEVSG; encoded by the coding sequence ATGGATAATCGTCCACAGTGGGGGACAAGGGCCGGATTCGTTCTTGCAGCGATCGGGTCGGCGGTCGGTTTAGGGAATATTTGGCGCTTTCCAGGCACAGCATATGACAATGGTGGAGGGGCTTTCTTCCTGCCATATTTATTTGCACTTTTGACAGCAGGGATTCCAATTCTGATTATGGAATTTACGATCGGTCATAAAAATAGAGGCTCTGCACCACTATCATATGCCCGCGTTAGAAGGGGAAGTGAATGGATGGGCTGGTGGCAGGTCATCATCGCATTTGTCATTTCTACTTATTATTCAGTTATCATTGCATGGGCAATGTCTTATTCTGTCTTTTCTTTCAACCTATCCTGGGGCAAAGGGAGCACGGTGGACTTTCTCGTTTCAGATTATTTAAAGGTTTCCAAAGCGGGTGAAATGGGAAGCTTGGTTCCTGGAGTCTTAATACCACTGATTATTACATGGGTCGTCACACTTGCGATTCTATTTGCAGGAGTGAAAAAGGGGATTGAAAAAGCGAACAAAATCATGATTCCTGCTCTTGTTATCTTATTTTTAATTATCGTTGTTCGCGCAGTAACATTACCTGGTGCTATCGATGGATTGAATGCGTTTTTCAAACCAAACTGGGATATGATTGCAAAACCGCAGGTATGGGTCGCGGCATATGGGCAAATATTCTTCTCGCTTTCCATTGCCTTTGCCATCATGATCACATATTCAAGTTACCTGCCAAAAAAATCGGATATTACGAACAATGCCTTCATTACTGGATTTGCAAACTCCAGCGTCGAATTATTGGCTGGAATCGGCGTATTCGCTGCATTGGGCTTCATGGCCAATCAGCAGGGTGTTCCGGTGGATGAAGTGGTAAAAAGCGGTGTTATTTTAGCATTTGCAGTTTTCCCTGAAATCATTAACCAATTCCCGGCACTTAACGAATTATTCGGCTTTTTATTCTTCTTCTGCTTGGTGCTGGCCGGTCTTTCTTCATTAATTTCGATTGTTGAGACATTCATAGCAGGAGTGCAGGAAAAGTTCCAACTTTCCCGTAAAGCTTCTGTTGCTATCGGCGGTGGATTATCAGCATTGATTTCATTATTCTTTGCGACACAAGGCGGCTTGAACTTCCTTGATGTTACAGATGAATTCATCAATCAATTTGGCGTTGCGCTTGCAGGATTGTTTGAAGTTGTCTTCTTTGCTTGGTTTGTAAAGCAGCTCAACCCTTTGAAACAACATGCAGATGCAATTTCAGACATTCGTTTGGGTGCTTGGTGGAAGATTTGCCTTTCCATCATCACGCCGGTTGTCCTTGGCTATATGATGTATGGAAAATTAAAAGAACGTATCATTCATGGGTATGGAGATTATCCGGTTGACTTTGTATTCAATTTTGGTTGGACAGTCGCCATTGGTGCAATACTTGTAGCTGTTCTGCTATCAAGGAAATCTTGGCCGAAAAGCAAAATTGAATTATCGGCTTCTGATAAGGAGGTTTCAGGCTGA
- a CDS encoding Na+/H+ antiporter NhaC family protein yields the protein MENTIYSLVPPLLAIIMVIATRRVLLSLGAGIIAAGFILGEFHVGKSLNFIWQSIKDIFVADGELNTWNVFILIFLLLLGIITAFINISGGSRAFGDWAMKRVKTRAGAQVLAAILGIIIFIDDYFNALAVGQVSRPITDRQRVSRAKLAYIIDSTSAPVCVVSPISSWGAYIIGLIGTILTAHGVKEYSAFSAFLRIIPMNLYVWSALALVFIVAVKGFDFGSMKKHEDHAMRTGEVFDPTKTAPGELKEELPVSEKGTVGDLIWPIVGLVFGTVAAMLWTGAQAAEGSATLFNIFENTDVSKSLVYGGLIGLAVAVILFFRQSAMLKAIDGKVFFTGVWEGIKSMLPAVYILIFAWAIVSLIDQLQTGAFLAEIVQQSNLNVSLLPFILFVVAGIMAFSTGTSWGSFGILLPIAGDITASTDISMILPAMAAVLAGSVFGDHCSPISDTTILSSTGAGSNHIDHVMTQLPYALTAAAIAAVGYIIIGFTGSTILALGTVLVLLIIFVFTVGKLSKKTA from the coding sequence ATGGAAAACACGATTTACTCGCTGGTACCGCCATTATTGGCCATTATCATGGTCATCGCAACAAGGAGGGTGCTGCTTTCGCTTGGAGCAGGCATCATCGCTGCAGGATTCATTCTAGGGGAGTTTCACGTAGGGAAATCCCTGAATTTCATTTGGCAGTCAATAAAAGATATTTTTGTCGCAGATGGTGAATTGAACACTTGGAACGTATTCATACTTATTTTTCTATTATTGCTGGGAATCATTACGGCATTCATTAATATTTCAGGAGGCAGCCGCGCATTTGGGGACTGGGCGATGAAAAGAGTCAAGACACGGGCCGGAGCACAAGTATTAGCGGCTATTCTTGGCATTATCATTTTTATCGACGATTATTTCAATGCATTGGCAGTCGGCCAAGTATCAAGGCCAATTACAGATAGACAGCGTGTCTCAAGGGCCAAGCTTGCCTATATTATCGATTCGACATCTGCGCCAGTCTGCGTAGTATCACCGATTTCAAGCTGGGGAGCATATATCATTGGCTTGATCGGGACTATTTTGACTGCACACGGTGTAAAGGAATATTCAGCATTTTCAGCCTTTTTAAGAATCATTCCAATGAATTTGTATGTATGGAGTGCCTTGGCGCTTGTGTTTATTGTAGCAGTCAAAGGGTTCGATTTCGGAAGTATGAAAAAGCACGAAGACCATGCAATGAGAACAGGTGAAGTATTCGATCCAACCAAGACGGCACCAGGTGAACTGAAAGAAGAACTTCCTGTCAGCGAGAAAGGTACTGTCGGGGATCTAATCTGGCCGATCGTCGGTTTGGTATTCGGGACAGTTGCTGCGATGCTCTGGACCGGTGCACAGGCAGCGGAAGGATCTGCCACCCTTTTCAACATCTTTGAAAATACGGATGTCTCCAAGTCCCTTGTATACGGCGGCCTGATTGGGTTGGCTGTTGCTGTCATCTTGTTCTTCAGACAAAGTGCAATGTTAAAGGCGATTGACGGGAAGGTATTTTTCACAGGTGTGTGGGAAGGGATCAAATCCATGCTTCCTGCGGTATATATATTGATTTTTGCTTGGGCGATCGTTTCATTAATCGATCAGCTGCAAACTGGGGCCTTTTTGGCTGAAATCGTTCAACAATCAAATTTGAATGTTTCTTTGCTGCCTTTCATCCTATTCGTGGTAGCAGGCATCATGGCTTTTTCAACCGGGACTTCTTGGGGATCATTTGGAATTTTATTGCCGATCGCGGGGGATATCACGGCTTCGACCGATATCAGCATGATCTTGCCAGCAATGGCGGCTGTGTTGGCCGGGTCCGTCTTTGGGGATCATTGTTCACCAATTTCCGATACAACCATTTTGTCCTCTACTGGAGCAGGCAGCAATCATATTGACCATGTGATGACCCAGCTTCCGTATGCATTGACAGCTGCTGCCATTGCAGCAGTCGGCTACATTATCATAGGATTTACTGGAAGCACAATTTTAGCGCTAGGAACCGTCTTGGTCCTGTTAATTATTTTTGTGTTTACAGTTGGAAAGCTTTCCAAGAAAACTGCATGA
- a CDS encoding HD-GYP domain-containing protein encodes MRLISTRSLNPGMILASAVYNQKGQVLLHENVELKAGLINRLMELDVKYVYIEDPLSNGIEVKDSVSLELRQKAIQTVESTFYGLKSQSLSEKSFLLDKNSRLFKDIISNLLEEIKNNKDLLTILTDVFTYDSYIFHHSFNVTLYTLAVGMELGLTQQKLETLGLGAILHDVGKMMIPEEILLKPGKLTEFEFEKVKKHADFGFDILRQLHTVPLIVAHCAFQHHERLDGSGYPRGIKGNDMHEYAKIIAVADVFDAVTSNRVYRGAMLPHEGLEVLYAGAGTLYDTAVVDAFRRSVAIYPTGMTVVLNDGRKGIVASQNAGLTERPIVRIIEEEGSQLTKPYEVDLKVNLDLVIQDCEVDLKDPVYK; translated from the coding sequence ATGAGACTCATTTCAACGAGGTCACTAAATCCTGGGATGATATTGGCGAGTGCCGTTTATAATCAAAAGGGACAAGTACTGCTGCATGAAAATGTCGAATTAAAAGCAGGATTGATTAATCGACTAATGGAATTGGACGTAAAATATGTATACATAGAAGATCCGCTGTCAAATGGAATCGAAGTGAAAGATTCTGTTTCATTAGAGTTGCGTCAAAAAGCGATTCAAACAGTAGAATCGACGTTTTATGGACTTAAAAGCCAGAGTCTTTCCGAAAAGAGTTTCCTGCTTGATAAAAACTCCAGGCTGTTTAAAGACATAATTTCAAATTTATTGGAAGAAATCAAAAACAATAAAGATCTATTGACCATTTTAACCGATGTATTTACATATGATTCTTATATCTTTCATCACTCCTTTAATGTGACACTCTATACACTGGCAGTTGGAATGGAACTTGGCCTTACACAGCAGAAGCTTGAAACGCTTGGACTAGGTGCGATCCTTCATGATGTTGGAAAGATGATGATACCGGAAGAAATATTATTGAAGCCAGGTAAACTGACGGAATTTGAGTTTGAAAAGGTCAAAAAACATGCGGACTTCGGATTTGATATATTAAGACAGCTCCATACGGTTCCGTTGATTGTGGCCCATTGTGCATTTCAGCATCATGAACGACTCGATGGATCTGGATACCCAAGGGGCATCAAGGGCAATGATATGCATGAATATGCTAAAATCATTGCTGTTGCAGACGTTTTCGACGCGGTAACATCAAATCGGGTGTATCGAGGTGCGATGCTCCCTCATGAAGGACTTGAGGTGCTTTATGCAGGGGCGGGCACACTTTATGATACAGCGGTGGTGGATGCATTCAGAAGATCTGTAGCTATCTATCCGACCGGAATGACAGTGGTCCTGAACGATGGCAGGAAAGGAATCGTTGCTTCCCAAAATGCCGGTCTTACTGAAAGGCCGATTGTCCGGATCATCGAGGAAGAAGGTTCTCAACTAACAAAGCCATATGAAGTTGATTTGAAGGTCAACCTTGACCTTGTAATCCAGGACTGTGAAGTCGATCTTAAAGATCCAGTCTATAAATAA
- a CDS encoding YunC family protein translates to MVSLTPVEIEGFTFLAIAVELPKTTLLVVSSERGYIMCGALDVGLLNEKLKDRRIIAGRAVGVKTIDQLLEAPLESVTIEAEAMGITKGTIGRDALLMML, encoded by the coding sequence ATGGTATCCTTAACTCCTGTAGAAATTGAGGGCTTCACATTTTTAGCCATAGCGGTCGAACTGCCTAAGACAACCTTGCTTGTCGTATCAAGTGAGCGAGGATACATCATGTGCGGAGCACTTGATGTAGGATTGCTGAATGAAAAATTGAAAGACCGGAGGATCATTGCTGGAAGAGCAGTAGGCGTCAAGACGATCGATCAGCTCCTGGAAGCCCCTCTGGAATCCGTCACGATCGAAGCTGAAGCGATGGGGATTACCAAAGGAACGATCGGAAGAGATGCTTTGCTCATGATGTTATAA
- a CDS encoding bifunctional metallophosphatase/5'-nucleotidase, with amino-acid sequence MKEKIHIYHTNDIHSHLENWSGIKEFLSKKRCKHEYENEAFLLFDIGDFADRWHPLTEATMGKGNIDLLNEAKYTAATIGNNEGITLPFDELDQLYEEAAFDVILANLFYRNGTRPDWAVPHKVYETAAGTKIGVTGVTAYFHKIYEILGWDLQEPFEVLRDQIKELKKHSDIIIVLSHLGIHHDEKMAEEFKEIDIILGAHTHHVLQDGKMVNQSLLGAAGKYGQYIGYVNIEVNLRSKEISNKKARLFEEKEWNQLQDQNPFWERGKHLLQEPVTVLDSVIGADWFQFSPLPQLLCNALHEWCKADCAFLNAGLVLKGLEEGIVTKYNLLETLPHPINPCIITLTGSDLKEVIQQSFSTELAETTVKGLGFRGKQMGIFHYSGITFDESREITHINGQIFNEGETYHLATVDMFTFGRFFPKIYDAAEKQYLLPEFLRDILEYELKKQKR; translated from the coding sequence ATGAAGGAGAAAATACATATTTATCACACCAATGACATTCATAGTCATCTGGAAAATTGGAGTGGGATAAAGGAATTTTTAAGTAAGAAAAGATGCAAGCATGAATATGAAAATGAAGCTTTTTTATTGTTTGATATCGGTGATTTTGCGGACAGATGGCATCCTTTGACGGAAGCGACGATGGGCAAGGGCAATATCGATCTGCTCAATGAGGCAAAATATACTGCAGCGACGATCGGCAATAATGAAGGCATCACGCTGCCTTTCGACGAATTGGATCAATTATATGAGGAAGCGGCGTTTGACGTAATCCTTGCCAATCTGTTCTATCGAAATGGAACAAGGCCAGATTGGGCTGTACCGCACAAAGTATATGAAACGGCAGCTGGCACAAAAATCGGAGTAACCGGGGTCACCGCCTATTTTCATAAGATTTATGAGATACTTGGCTGGGATTTGCAAGAACCTTTTGAGGTTTTGCGAGATCAAATTAAAGAATTGAAAAAGCATTCAGATATAATCATTGTCCTTTCGCATTTGGGTATCCATCATGATGAGAAAATGGCGGAGGAGTTCAAGGAGATTGATATCATCCTTGGGGCGCACACCCATCATGTGCTTCAAGATGGAAAAATGGTCAACCAATCATTATTGGGTGCAGCAGGAAAATACGGTCAATATATTGGGTATGTGAACATAGAAGTGAATCTACGTTCTAAAGAAATTTCCAATAAAAAAGCGCGATTATTTGAAGAAAAAGAATGGAACCAATTACAAGACCAAAACCCATTTTGGGAGAGGGGCAAACATTTGCTCCAAGAACCAGTCACGGTATTGGATAGTGTCATTGGTGCTGACTGGTTTCAATTTTCACCATTACCGCAGCTCCTTTGTAATGCCCTGCATGAATGGTGTAAAGCAGATTGCGCATTCCTCAATGCTGGCCTCGTTTTGAAAGGCTTAGAGGAAGGAATCGTGACCAAGTACAATTTGCTGGAAACTCTGCCGCATCCTATTAATCCATGCATCATAACTTTGACAGGCAGTGATTTGAAAGAGGTCATTCAACAGTCCTTTTCTACAGAACTTGCTGAAACAACCGTAAAGGGCCTTGGCTTTAGGGGGAAACAGATGGGGATTTTCCACTATTCCGGGATAACCTTCGATGAAAGTCGGGAAATCACCCATATAAACGGACAAATATTCAATGAAGGGGAGACATATCATTTGGCTACAGTTGATATGTTTACGTTTGGACGGTTCTTTCCGAAGATTTATGATGCTGCAGAAAAACAGTATTTACTTCCCGAATTTCTAAGGGATATACTTGAGTATGAACTAAAGAAACAGAAGAGGTAA
- a CDS encoding sulfite exporter TauE/SafE family protein codes for MEWIVLLVIGLCAGTLGSLVGLGGGIIIVPGLLYIGAFTSQGQEMTPQLAVGTSLIVMIFTGLSSTLSYMKHKTIDYKSGLLFFLGSGPGGIAGAWMNKGLKMEEFNIYFGIFMIIVAIILMVKKYLKPISHSPKYSSKRTFIDPQGIEYTYGYHPALGILISFVVGFCSGLFGIGGGSLMVPAMILLFLFPAHVATATSMFIIFLSSIVSSSVHAALGNVDWLYAGVLIPGAWFGAKAGVYLNTKLPSKTLVNILRVVIIIVGVKLIYEGISG; via the coding sequence ATGGAATGGATAGTATTATTGGTAATAGGCTTGTGTGCAGGTACATTGGGGTCATTGGTTGGACTTGGCGGGGGAATCATCATTGTTCCCGGTCTGTTATATATTGGAGCGTTTACATCCCAGGGACAAGAGATGACACCGCAGCTCGCTGTCGGCACCTCACTCATTGTGATGATCTTTACAGGGCTGTCTTCGACCCTCTCATATATGAAGCACAAAACGATTGATTACAAGAGTGGTTTGCTATTTTTCCTGGGAAGCGGACCTGGCGGGATAGCTGGTGCTTGGATGAACAAGGGTTTGAAGATGGAAGAGTTCAATATTTATTTTGGGATATTCATGATTATTGTTGCGATCATCCTAATGGTGAAAAAATATTTAAAGCCGATTTCACATTCCCCAAAGTATAGCAGTAAACGGACGTTCATTGACCCTCAGGGGATTGAATATACATATGGCTACCACCCTGCTCTGGGGATTCTCATCAGTTTTGTCGTAGGATTTTGTTCAGGGTTATTTGGGATCGGCGGTGGCTCTCTGATGGTACCTGCCATGATTTTGCTATTTCTGTTTCCAGCCCATGTTGCGACAGCCACCTCCATGTTCATCATTTTTTTATCATCCATTGTGAGCTCGAGCGTTCATGCTGCCTTAGGAAATGTGGATTGGCTCTATGCAGGGGTATTAATCCCTGGGGCATGGTTTGGGGCGAAGGCAGGCGTTTATTTAAATACAAAGCTTCCTTCCAAAACATTGGTGAATATTTTGCGGGTCGTCATCATCATCGTCGGTGTCAAATTAATATATGAGGGCATAAGCGGATAA
- a CDS encoding DUF72 domain-containing protein, with translation MIYVGVTGWGDHDSLYTHLSSKKDKLKEYGGHFPIVEVDASFYAVQPLANVKKWVRDTPSAFQFIVKAYQGMTGHQRGEIPFTTREEMFSAFRDSILPFKEHGKLAMILFQFPPWFDCNKENVDYIRYCRAEMGDLPLALEFRNQSWFRPEYLDKTISFMQKEGWIHSVCDEPQAGEGSVPAILQATDRDKTLLRLHGRNIHGWNKPNGGDWREVRYLYRYNEEELRQIKSYVEKLSGQSSDIYVLFNNNSGGDAADNAKQFIDMMGLDYEGLAPRQLDLF, from the coding sequence TTGATTTATGTTGGTGTAACAGGATGGGGGGATCATGACTCCCTTTACACGCATTTAAGCTCAAAAAAAGATAAATTAAAGGAGTATGGAGGCCATTTTCCGATCGTGGAAGTGGATGCAAGCTTCTATGCTGTCCAGCCATTGGCCAATGTGAAGAAATGGGTGAGGGACACGCCTTCAGCGTTTCAATTTATAGTGAAGGCCTATCAAGGAATGACAGGGCATCAGAGAGGGGAAATCCCTTTTACAACCAGGGAAGAAATGTTCTCCGCTTTTCGGGACTCCATTCTACCATTTAAGGAACATGGCAAATTAGCCATGATTTTGTTCCAGTTCCCGCCTTGGTTCGACTGCAATAAGGAAAATGTCGATTATATAAGATATTGCCGTGCAGAGATGGGAGACCTGCCGCTAGCGCTTGAATTCAGGAATCAATCCTGGTTTCGTCCTGAATACTTAGATAAAACGATTTCCTTCATGCAGAAGGAAGGGTGGATCCATAGTGTGTGCGATGAACCGCAGGCAGGGGAGGGATCTGTTCCAGCCATTCTTCAAGCGACCGATCGGGATAAAACCCTCTTAAGGCTTCACGGAAGGAATATACATGGATGGAATAAACCAAACGGTGGTGACTGGCGGGAAGTAAGATACTTATATCGATACAACGAAGAAGAGTTGAGGCAAATAAAATCATATGTCGAAAAGCTCTCGGGGCAGTCCAGTGACATCTATGTCCTCTTTAATAATAACTCAGGCGGGGATGCAGCGGATAACGCGAAACAATTCATTGATATGATGGGATTGGACTATGAAGGACTAGCCCCGAGACAGCTGGATTTATTTTAA
- the sufB gene encoding Fe-S cluster assembly protein SufB, giving the protein MAKKAPEIGDYKYGFHDKDVSVFRSKRGLTREIVEEISRMKDEPKWMLDFRLKSLEHFYNMSMPQWGGDLSALKFDEITYYVKPSERSERSWDEVPEEIKQTFDKLGIPEAEQKYLAGVSAQYESEVVYHNMKEDLESLGIVFKDTDTALKENEDIFREHWAKVIPPTDNKFAALNSAVWSGGSFIYVPPGVKVDTPLQAYFRINSENMGQFERTLIIVDEGAHVHYVEGCTAPVYTTNSLHSAVVEIIIKKDAYCRYTTIQNWANNVFNLVTKRAVCEANATMEWIDGNIGSKLTMKYPAVILKGEGARGMTLSIALAGKGQHQDAGAKMIHLAPNTSSTIVSKSISKQGGKVTYRGIVHFGRKAEGARSNIECDTLIMDNQSTSDTIPYNEILNDNISLEHEAKVSKVSEEQLFYLMSRGVSEEEATEMIVMGFIEPFTKELPMEYAVEMNRLIKFEMEGSIG; this is encoded by the coding sequence ATGGCTAAGAAAGCGCCAGAAATCGGGGATTACAAGTATGGATTTCACGACAAAGACGTATCTGTTTTCCGTTCAAAACGCGGATTGACCCGTGAAATTGTCGAGGAAATCTCCCGAATGAAAGATGAGCCAAAATGGATGCTCGATTTCCGTTTGAAATCATTGGAGCATTTCTATAATATGTCCATGCCGCAATGGGGCGGGGACCTTTCTGCTTTAAAATTTGATGAAATCACTTATTATGTGAAGCCTTCCGAACGTTCAGAACGTTCTTGGGATGAAGTGCCGGAAGAAATTAAACAAACGTTTGATAAGTTGGGCATTCCTGAGGCTGAACAAAAATATCTTGCCGGTGTTTCTGCACAATATGAATCCGAGGTTGTCTACCACAACATGAAGGAAGATCTTGAATCGCTGGGGATCGTATTCAAAGACACGGATACGGCATTAAAGGAAAATGAAGATATTTTCCGTGAGCATTGGGCGAAAGTAATACCACCGACAGATAACAAATTTGCTGCCCTAAATTCCGCAGTATGGTCAGGTGGATCTTTCATCTATGTTCCGCCTGGTGTTAAAGTGGATACTCCGCTGCAGGCATATTTCCGCATCAACTCTGAGAATATGGGACAATTCGAACGTACGCTCATCATCGTGGATGAAGGCGCACACGTTCACTATGTAGAGGGCTGTACAGCTCCTGTTTATACGACAAATTCCCTTCACTCAGCAGTTGTTGAAATCATCATTAAGAAGGATGCTTACTGCCGTTATACGACTATTCAAAACTGGGCGAACAACGTGTTCAACCTGGTGACAAAGCGTGCAGTATGTGAAGCGAATGCAACAATGGAATGGATCGATGGAAACATCGGCTCGAAACTGACAATGAAATACCCAGCCGTCATCCTTAAAGGTGAAGGAGCACGCGGTATGACATTATCCATTGCATTGGCTGGAAAAGGCCAGCATCAAGACGCTGGTGCGAAAATGATCCATTTAGCGCCGAATACTTCCTCAACGATCGTTTCGAAATCCATTTCGAAGCAGGGCGGGAAGGTAACATATCGTGGAATCGTACACTTTGGCCGCAAAGCTGAAGGAGCACGTTCCAATATCGAGTGTGATACACTCATCATGGATAATCAGTCGACTTCAGATACAATTCCATATAATGAAATCTTGAATGACAATATTTCATTGGAACACGAAGCGAAAGTTTCCAAAGTTTCAGAAGAGCAGCTTTTCTATCTAATGAGCCGTGGGGTTTCGGAAGAAGAAGCAACTGAAATGATCGTAATGGGCTTCATTGAACCATTCACGAAGGAACTGCCAATGGAATATGCCGTTGAAATGAACCGTTTGATCAAGTTCGAAATGGAAGGTTCCATCGGTTAA
- the sufU gene encoding Fe-S cluster assembly sulfur transfer protein SufU has translation MSFNNLDTLYRQVIMDHYKNPRNKGNLEEGSLTVDMNNPTCGDRIHLTMKVEDGKVVDAKFDGEGCSISMASASMMTQAIKGKDVETAFKMANIFSDIMQGKDYDEDIDLGDIEALQGVSKFPARIKCATLAWKAMEKGLKENE, from the coding sequence ATGTCTTTTAATAACTTAGATACTCTCTATCGACAAGTCATAATGGATCATTATAAAAATCCTAGAAATAAAGGCAATCTTGAAGAAGGAAGCCTTACTGTGGATATGAACAATCCTACTTGCGGCGACAGAATCCATTTAACCATGAAAGTGGAGGATGGCAAGGTGGTCGATGCCAAGTTTGATGGTGAAGGATGTTCAATTTCCATGGCATCTGCATCCATGATGACGCAAGCAATTAAAGGGAAAGATGTAGAAACCGCCTTTAAAATGGCAAATATCTTCTCTGACATCATGCAGGGCAAGGATTATGATGAGGATATCGATTTAGGGGATATTGAGGCTCTTCAAGGTGTTTCGAAGTTTCCGGCGCGCATCAAATGCGCGACGCTTGCTTGGAAAGCAATGGAGAAAGGTCTGAAGGAGAACGAATAA